Proteins encoded together in one bacterium window:
- a CDS encoding HAMP domain-containing protein, with product MRIRKKLLFGLGFYVLFSLALGLFAYRELHAITAGLRVIEAADDLTNTMLEVRRYEKNYLLFRDEASSRELGRYLAELRDGIGRLERESGGEGRSADFARMRDATAAYERLFTGLPAPRAGAPAGDGEGLESLRAAARELQALVEGLAGRERSALDALLAGVQRSLRLLPLAIAAAILVGVVVDAQLSRSIARPVGDLEALTRQIAAGDFSRRIAIRGEDEFSSLARSFNQMQDRLHDTLTSLELANQELRANRAQLLDAERFAMLGRFAAGVAHEINNPLAVINEKAGLMRDYLARSAAFPERERFVELLGAVADGVERCRVVTHRILEYAGGVAVSPEAADVNAVIGEALKLSEPRMLARHVRLSLELAEGLPPISAGRRRLRQVLLDVIANRVEAAATGGQVHVSSALKDAGTVRIAVSGSGAALTPAVLEHLFEPFSTAPETGRDPGLGLWVSRGILRKLGGDILVATGAEGETTFLVEVPVGTPAQEPPGGTAV from the coding sequence ATGAGGATCCGGAAGAAGCTCCTCTTCGGGCTCGGGTTCTACGTCCTGTTCTCGCTGGCCCTGGGGCTGTTCGCCTACCGCGAGCTGCACGCGATCACCGCGGGGCTCAGGGTCATCGAGGCGGCGGACGACCTGACGAACACGATGCTCGAGGTGCGCCGCTACGAGAAGAACTACCTGCTCTTCCGCGACGAGGCCAGCTCGCGGGAGCTCGGGCGCTACCTCGCCGAGCTGCGCGACGGCATCGGACGGCTGGAGCGGGAATCCGGTGGCGAGGGGAGGAGCGCGGACTTCGCGCGGATGCGGGACGCGACGGCGGCGTACGAGCGGCTCTTCACCGGTCTCCCGGCCCCCCGTGCCGGCGCGCCGGCGGGCGACGGCGAAGGGCTCGAGAGCCTGCGCGCCGCGGCGCGGGAGCTGCAGGCCCTCGTCGAGGGCCTCGCCGGACGCGAGCGCAGCGCCCTCGACGCCCTGCTGGCGGGCGTGCAGCGCTCCCTGCGGCTGCTGCCGCTGGCGATCGCGGCCGCGATCCTCGTGGGCGTCGTCGTCGACGCGCAGCTCTCCCGCAGCATCGCGCGGCCCGTCGGCGATCTGGAGGCGCTGACCCGCCAGATCGCGGCCGGGGATTTCTCGCGCCGCATCGCGATTCGCGGGGAGGACGAGTTCTCATCCCTCGCCCGGTCGTTCAACCAGATGCAGGATCGGCTGCACGACACGCTCACGAGCCTGGAGCTGGCCAACCAGGAGCTGCGGGCGAACCGGGCGCAGCTGCTGGACGCCGAGCGCTTCGCGATGCTGGGGCGGTTCGCCGCCGGCGTGGCGCACGAGATCAACAACCCGCTCGCGGTGATCAACGAGAAGGCCGGCCTGATGCGCGACTACCTCGCGCGGTCTGCGGCGTTTCCCGAGCGCGAGCGTTTCGTGGAGCTGCTCGGCGCCGTCGCCGACGGCGTCGAGCGCTGCCGCGTGGTCACGCACCGCATCCTCGAGTACGCGGGCGGCGTCGCGGTGAGCCCGGAGGCCGCCGACGTCAACGCCGTGATCGGCGAGGCGCTCAAGCTCAGCGAGCCGCGCATGCTGGCCCGGCACGTCCGTCTCTCGCTCGAGCTGGCCGAGGGGCTTCCCCCGATCTCGGCCGGCCGCCGGCGCCTGCGGCAGGTGCTGCTCGACGTCATCGCCAACCGGGTCGAGGCGGCGGCGACCGGCGGGCAGGTGCACGTCTCGAGTGCGCTCAAGGACGCGGGCACGGTGCGGATCGCCGTGAGCGGGAGCGGGGCCGCGCTGACGCCGGCCGTGCTCGAGCACCTCTTCGAGCCGTTCTCGACCGCGCCGGAGACCGGCAGAGACCCCGGACTCGGGCTGTGGGTCTCTCGCGGAATCCTGCGGAAACTCGGCGGGGACATCCTCGTCGCCACGGGCGCGGAAGGTGAGACGACGTTCCTTGTCGAGGTTCCGGTGGGCACCCCGGCGCAGGAACCCCCGGGCGGGACCGCCGTCTAG